One genomic segment of Sebastes fasciatus isolate fSebFas1 chromosome 17, fSebFas1.pri, whole genome shotgun sequence includes these proteins:
- the fndc5b gene encoding fibronectin type III domain-containing protein 5b, producing MAEPGLSAGGQGLLLLLLLGFLSVSSVTADTLLSAPLNVTIREIEVNSAMVTWEILEGDPVIGFAITQQKKDVRMLRFIQEVNTTTRSCALWDLDEDTEYILHVQSISMGGSSPPSEPVLFRTPKESEKMASKSPDEVTMEEVGQAAQLRAGELIIIVVVLIMWAGVIVLFCRQYDIIKDNEPNNNKDKAKNSSECSTPEHPQGGLLRSNV from the exons ATGGCTGAACCAGGCTTGTCTGCGGGCGGTcaggggctgctgctgctgctgctgctgggcttcCTCTCGGTGTCCTCCGTTACCGCCG acaccCTGCTGTCAGCTCCACTCAATGTGACCATCAGAGAGATTGAGGTAAACTCCGCCATGGTCACGTGGGAGATCTTGGAGGGGGACCCCGTCATTGGATTCGCCATCACCCAACAG AAAAAGGATGTCCGCATGCTGAGGTTCATCCAGGAAGTGAACACCACCACGCGCTCCTGTGCATTGTGGGATCTGGACGAGGACACGGAATACATCCTTCACGTTCAGAGCATCAGCATGGGAGGCAGCAGCCCCCCGAGTGAGCCGGTCCTCTTCAGAACGCCCAAAGAGTCGGAGAAGATGGCGTCCAAGAGCCCAG aCGAGGTGACGATGGAGGAGGTCGGTCAGGCTGCTCAGCTGAGGGCCGGAGAACTCATCATCATCGTAGTGGTGCTCATCATGTGGGCAG GGGTGATCGTCCTTTTTTGTCGTCAGTATGACATCATCAAAGACAACGAacccaacaacaacaaggacAAAGCCAAGAACTCCTCAGAGTGCAGTACTCCAGAGCATCCACAGGGGGGGCTACTGCGCAGCAACGTCTGA